The Shewanella sp. MTB7 genome includes a window with the following:
- a CDS encoding MarR family winged helix-turn-helix transcriptional regulator, with product MSRDQESNPLALDNQVCFSLYSATNAMVRAYRPLLNELNLTYPQYLAMLVLWENEGLSVKTLGDKLHLDSGTLTPLLKRLETKGLISRGRSETDERARVLHTSKEGRELKQRAATIPEQMRCKLSIKPDVFAELKRLCDQAYVSLAQVEQK from the coding sequence ATGTCAAGAGATCAAGAGAGCAACCCGTTAGCACTGGACAATCAAGTTTGTTTTTCCCTATACAGCGCCACTAACGCAATGGTGAGAGCGTATCGCCCTCTGCTTAATGAACTTAATCTGACCTATCCTCAGTATTTGGCCATGTTAGTTTTGTGGGAAAATGAAGGGCTCAGTGTCAAAACTTTAGGCGATAAACTTCATCTTGATTCTGGGACCTTAACCCCATTACTGAAACGCTTGGAAACTAAGGGCTTGATAAGCAGGGGGCGCAGTGAAACTGATGAAAGAGCGAGGGTACTGCACACTTCAAAGGAAGGCCGGGAGCTCAAACAACGCGCAGCGACAATTCCTGAACAAATGCGCTGTAAACTCAGCATCAAGCCTGACGTTTTTGCCGAATTGAAGCGTTTGTGTGATCAGGCTTATGTGAGTTTGGCTCAGGTTGAGCAGAAGTAA
- a CDS encoding nucleobase:cation symporter-2 family protein, whose product MKLLYKVNDLPPTGVTLLLAIQHMLASIGGIVTVPLIVGGALGLPPDEIVVLISASLFVSGVATIVQCIGFGPVGIRLPVVMGTSFAFPGACIAIGMEGGMAAIMGAAFVGSFMVIIASFYMDFIRKLFPPLVSGVVVTLIGLTILPVAMGWIGDAPAGHPDFASLPKVFLSVVSLMVVIGVTLFCKGAVSASAIAISLAVGYVLAYFMGMVDMNQITQAAWFSAPEPFKYGMTFSFSAIISLALVYIVIVAEATGDFMALGSNCHEPISGKDLKRGLLGDGLGSTFSAMFTALPVASFSQNVGIVGISGVASRYVVAVTGALLILGGLFPKFAALAVTVPKPVLGGVGFVMFGMIAYAGIRMLVKTADSRRNAIIICVGLSSGLAVTFEPNLLQHFPEQLKMLLHSGITTGTLVTVVLNALLPRSKKAKLQQDESEIMTATSMLSKLEK is encoded by the coding sequence ATGAAGTTACTGTATAAAGTGAATGATCTACCTCCTACAGGTGTTACCTTACTACTTGCTATCCAACATATGTTGGCGTCTATAGGCGGTATCGTTACTGTTCCACTGATTGTGGGAGGGGCTTTGGGCCTTCCGCCTGATGAAATCGTTGTTCTTATCAGTGCTTCATTATTTGTCTCTGGCGTGGCGACCATAGTTCAGTGTATTGGCTTTGGCCCTGTGGGGATCCGCTTGCCTGTCGTGATGGGTACCAGTTTTGCGTTTCCTGGCGCCTGTATTGCCATCGGCATGGAAGGGGGGATGGCCGCCATCATGGGGGCCGCATTTGTGGGATCATTTATGGTCATTATTGCCAGTTTTTATATGGACTTTATCCGCAAACTCTTTCCACCTCTAGTCAGTGGCGTAGTCGTGACTTTAATCGGTCTCACGATTCTCCCTGTCGCCATGGGCTGGATTGGCGATGCTCCCGCTGGGCACCCTGACTTTGCCTCGTTACCTAAAGTCTTTCTCTCCGTAGTATCCCTGATGGTCGTCATCGGCGTAACCTTATTTTGCAAAGGTGCCGTGTCGGCATCAGCCATTGCGATCAGTTTAGCCGTTGGTTATGTCCTCGCCTATTTTATGGGCATGGTGGACATGAATCAGATCACTCAGGCGGCCTGGTTCTCAGCACCTGAGCCGTTTAAATATGGTATGACCTTCTCCTTTTCCGCCATTATTAGTTTGGCCTTGGTGTATATCGTGATTGTTGCCGAAGCCACGGGTGACTTTATGGCGTTGGGTAGCAATTGCCATGAACCCATATCGGGCAAAGACTTAAAGCGAGGTTTACTTGGCGATGGTTTAGGCAGTACCTTTAGTGCCATGTTTACCGCGCTGCCTGTCGCGAGTTTTAGCCAGAATGTGGGCATTGTTGGCATCAGCGGTGTGGCGAGTCGATATGTGGTGGCAGTGACAGGCGCGCTGCTTATTTTGGGAGGCTTATTTCCTAAATTTGCCGCCTTAGCCGTGACGGTACCTAAACCCGTACTCGGTGGCGTGGGCTTTGTGATGTTTGGTATGATAGCTTATGCTGGTATTCGCATGTTGGTTAAAACCGCGGATTCTCGCCGTAATGCAATTATTATCTGTGTTGGATTAAGCTCAGGGCTGGCGGTTACCTTTGAGCCTAATCTATTACAGCACTTCCCTGAGCAACTCAAAATGTTACTCCATTCAGGCATCACTACCGGGACATTGGTGACAGTGGTACTTAATGCCTTATTACCTCGATCAAAAAAAGCCAAACTACAACAGGATGAATCTGAAATTATGACCGCCACCTCTATGTTGAGTAAGCTCGAAAAATAG
- the chrA gene encoding chromate efflux transporter, with amino-acid sequence MLQIFIRFFSLGLISFGGPAAHIGYFRQTFVQELAWLDDKRYASFVALSQFMPGPGSSQVGFAIGYHRGGLLGGLAAFLGFTLPSFTLLFLFAVTSTQLLDYPVTQGVIHGLKLLAVVVVADAVWIMFNQFCKRKPAILLMLLSFILILLFPGIWIQFALLIFAALVGRQLLSTTAMPLEPAKQRIKLNYLWLSIFVLLFMGSTFLVSESFSAPESSLLSLFSQFYQVGSLVFGGGHVVLPLLQASVGDAISNDQFLTGYALAQAVPGPMFALAAYLGAEIWIEQPLVGALVATLAIFLPGFLLMLVALKSWHALSARPHITGAIAGVNACVVGFLLAALYNPIFTSAVRDNLDMALVVVGFALFKLLKPNIFYLVLSFAIAGALVN; translated from the coding sequence ATGCTACAGATTTTTATTCGTTTTTTCTCATTAGGTTTAATCTCTTTCGGCGGTCCTGCTGCACATATTGGGTATTTCAGACAAACTTTCGTGCAAGAGCTTGCATGGTTAGATGACAAACGTTACGCCAGTTTTGTTGCTTTGAGCCAGTTTATGCCTGGCCCAGGTTCGAGTCAGGTGGGGTTTGCTATTGGTTATCATCGAGGTGGGTTACTCGGAGGACTGGCTGCCTTTCTTGGTTTTACACTTCCCTCATTTACTCTGCTATTTTTGTTTGCGGTAACCAGCACTCAATTGCTGGACTACCCAGTAACACAAGGGGTTATTCACGGGCTTAAATTGCTGGCCGTGGTTGTGGTTGCTGATGCGGTGTGGATCATGTTCAATCAATTTTGTAAGCGAAAGCCTGCTATTTTGCTTATGTTGCTTAGTTTTATTCTTATCTTATTGTTTCCTGGAATATGGATACAATTTGCGCTCTTGATTTTTGCGGCTTTGGTTGGTAGGCAGTTGTTATCGACGACTGCTATGCCTCTTGAGCCAGCAAAGCAGCGCATCAAGCTCAACTACCTTTGGCTGAGTATTTTTGTACTTTTGTTTATGGGCTCAACTTTTCTTGTTTCTGAGAGTTTCAGTGCGCCGGAGTCGAGTTTGTTATCGCTTTTCAGTCAGTTTTACCAAGTTGGCAGTTTAGTGTTTGGTGGTGGGCATGTGGTGTTACCCTTGCTTCAAGCGAGTGTTGGCGATGCGATTAGCAATGATCAATTTTTAACGGGCTATGCATTAGCGCAAGCGGTGCCAGGCCCTATGTTTGCTCTTGCGGCCTATCTTGGCGCTGAGATATGGATTGAGCAACCCTTAGTTGGTGCGCTGGTGGCTACGCTTGCCATCTTCCTCCCAGGTTTCCTATTGATGCTAGTGGCACTAAAAAGTTGGCACGCCTTGAGTGCTAGACCCCATATAACAGGTGCAATTGCCGGAGTAAACGCCTGCGTAGTGGGCTTTTTGTTGGCGGCTCTCTATAATCCTATCTTCACCAGCGCGGTAAGAGACAATCTGGATATGGCGCTTGTGGTGGTAGGTTTTGCTTTATTTAAACTGTTAAAGCCAAATATTTTCTATTTGGTACTCAGTTTTGCCATTGCCGGAGCTTTGGTTAACTAA
- a CDS encoding (2Fe-2S)-binding protein, whose translation MKTPIKLTINGKLELLEVDGNTRLLDLLRGQMALTGTKEGCAVGECGACSVIMNEEAVCSCMVLAAQCDGAQITTIEGLADDALSHQLQQSFIKVGGVQCGFCTPGVLISTRALLAKQPQPTDEQIMDALEGNLCRCTGYQPIMQSIKAVINK comes from the coding sequence ATGAAGACCCCAATCAAATTAACCATAAATGGCAAACTTGAGTTATTAGAGGTCGATGGTAATACCCGTTTATTAGATTTATTACGTGGTCAGATGGCATTAACCGGCACTAAAGAGGGCTGCGCCGTAGGTGAGTGCGGCGCCTGCAGCGTGATAATGAATGAAGAAGCGGTGTGTTCCTGCATGGTGCTTGCAGCACAATGTGATGGTGCACAAATCACGACCATTGAAGGCTTAGCTGACGATGCTCTGTCTCATCAATTACAACAATCCTTTATCAAGGTTGGCGGTGTTCAGTGTGGTTTTTGCACCCCAGGAGTATTAATAAGCACTCGTGCGCTATTGGCAAAACAGCCTCAGCCTACCGATGAGCAAATTATGGATGCATTGGAGGGGAATCTATGTCGTTGCACTGGTTACCAACCCATAATGCAATCCATTAAAGCGGTGATTAATAAATGA
- a CDS encoding molybdopterin cofactor-binding domain-containing protein has translation MEGFNLLGKDISRVDGHTKVTGMAIYGNDVTMPGMLYGICRYADMPAAKVLSINTSKAMEVEGVVRIITFADVPGDPKVGVMIRDYYPIINDEVCFSGDVLAVVAAQTYEAACLAADKIEIEYQALDPISDVFEALKPDARLIHPDKESNIVACHHTEKGDVEQGFQNSELIIERIYQVGFQEHAYIEPESITAYIDPSTADIILTGSIQNPHRVRGFVASYLGLPQSSIEIRRSVMGGSFGGKDDTIDHLCCRAALMASLTKLPVKFTYTREHSMVESAKRHPYHMTYKVGFNRSGKINAMRVNILADSGAYAACTPFVTWRSAVQAAGPYEIDHVRVDVKGVYTNNTFTGAMRGFGSPQIVFANESLMDEIAEQCSISPVEVRKINALKQDGVSITGQRFSNHKVSTLEVLDKALAGAEYTAKVAHFNQLNLNDNPIKYGIGMALSYRGCSMGAEGVDTSSALVSINSDGSVNIATGVTENGQGLQTVMSLIAAEALGIPLNRVKFTEPSTAMISDGGPTVASRATITGGNAVKHGADILKQRIFEVVAPLLGTEQLDDTHWQDGLICNKHKPELSISFNEAVNKAKWGGVNLAAYGFFEQPNISWDEEKGCGSPYFTWVYACQIVELSVDTGTGKIEMLGVTAAHDVGQVISKVGFEGQVTGGIAQGFGYGVLEDFNIEHAEVKSENLDSYLLPTIKDIPPIKIIAVENPDPGGPFGAKSIGEPATELAAAAINNALSFALGRRIRQLPLTLEQVVLGYNLKKPVRQSELQLHSENKKHTLRLNGLSVINPSTVEDALSLLQDKQYQAIAGGTDVLVQGRIRTTEQSLVNIAGLSGLCNIEEDESHITIGSGVTFNHLVEHPSIAKYFPLLTHACHTIGSNQIRNRATFGGNIVNAAPCADSVPPAIIYDAEVELMSAIDGRYTHRRMPLSEFITGGYSTELKQGELLTSIILPKPVRQDLIYKYSQLGRRKALNITRLSLSCLLGFDVDGKVDYCQLVDGALFSKPQRLHAIEAILLGYPLNLERITLAEKVLMDMIESAIGGRWSAAYKQPVFINMFRNLLTEIITDVAQGEAR, from the coding sequence ATGGAAGGCTTTAATTTATTAGGTAAGGATATTTCTAGAGTAGACGGTCACACTAAAGTGACGGGTATGGCTATCTATGGCAATGATGTAACTATGCCAGGAATGCTTTATGGCATATGCCGATATGCCGATATGCCCGCAGCAAAAGTACTCAGCATTAACACAAGTAAGGCTATGGAAGTAGAAGGTGTCGTACGTATTATCACCTTTGCTGACGTACCGGGAGATCCTAAAGTCGGAGTGATGATCCGTGACTATTACCCCATCATTAACGATGAAGTGTGCTTTAGTGGTGATGTTCTTGCCGTCGTGGCTGCTCAAACCTATGAAGCGGCCTGTCTAGCAGCTGACAAAATTGAAATTGAATATCAAGCCCTTGACCCTATTAGCGACGTTTTCGAGGCCTTAAAACCAGACGCTCGCTTAATTCATCCAGATAAAGAGTCCAACATCGTCGCTTGCCATCACACAGAAAAAGGCGATGTGGAGCAAGGATTCCAAAATTCTGAATTGATTATTGAACGCATATATCAGGTGGGATTTCAGGAACATGCCTATATCGAACCTGAATCAATTACTGCCTATATCGACCCAAGTACTGCTGATATCATACTTACAGGTTCCATTCAAAACCCCCATCGTGTAAGAGGCTTTGTTGCTTCATATTTAGGCTTGCCTCAGTCGAGTATTGAAATTAGACGCTCCGTCATGGGCGGCTCATTTGGCGGTAAAGATGACACCATAGATCATCTTTGTTGCCGTGCTGCGCTGATGGCAAGTTTAACCAAGTTGCCAGTTAAATTTACTTACACTCGCGAACATTCCATGGTGGAAAGCGCTAAACGTCATCCCTATCACATGACCTATAAAGTCGGCTTTAACCGCTCAGGTAAAATTAATGCCATGAGGGTGAATATTCTTGCCGATAGCGGTGCTTATGCAGCTTGTACGCCCTTTGTCACCTGGCGCTCTGCTGTGCAGGCCGCAGGCCCTTATGAGATTGACCATGTACGAGTGGATGTTAAAGGTGTCTATACCAATAATACCTTTACCGGAGCGATGCGCGGCTTTGGCTCACCACAAATCGTATTTGCCAATGAGTCGTTAATGGATGAGATTGCCGAGCAATGCAGTATATCTCCCGTTGAAGTACGTAAAATTAATGCCCTTAAACAAGATGGTGTCAGTATCACTGGTCAACGCTTTAGCAACCACAAGGTGTCGACGCTTGAGGTGCTCGACAAGGCGCTGGCTGGCGCCGAGTACACTGCCAAAGTGGCACACTTTAATCAGCTAAACCTCAATGACAATCCCATCAAATATGGCATTGGTATGGCGCTCAGCTATCGAGGCTGCTCTATGGGCGCCGAAGGGGTGGATACATCATCGGCGCTAGTCTCAATCAACAGTGATGGCAGTGTTAATATCGCCACCGGCGTGACTGAAAATGGTCAGGGTCTACAAACCGTCATGTCGCTTATCGCGGCCGAAGCATTAGGTATTCCTCTTAACCGGGTGAAATTTACCGAGCCTTCTACTGCGATGATCTCAGATGGCGGGCCAACGGTTGCGTCCCGCGCAACCATCACTGGGGGGAACGCAGTCAAGCATGGTGCCGATATCCTCAAACAGCGTATTTTTGAGGTGGTGGCCCCCTTATTGGGCACAGAACAACTGGATGATACTCATTGGCAAGATGGCTTAATCTGTAACAAACATAAGCCTGAACTCAGTATTTCATTTAATGAGGCGGTCAATAAGGCTAAATGGGGCGGTGTAAATCTTGCTGCCTATGGCTTCTTCGAGCAACCCAATATCAGCTGGGATGAAGAAAAAGGCTGTGGCAGTCCCTATTTCACTTGGGTATATGCCTGTCAGATCGTCGAACTCAGTGTCGATACTGGCACTGGTAAAATAGAGATGCTCGGGGTCACGGCTGCCCATGATGTCGGTCAGGTTATCTCTAAAGTTGGCTTTGAAGGCCAAGTGACAGGTGGTATTGCTCAAGGATTTGGCTATGGCGTGCTTGAAGACTTTAATATCGAGCATGCTGAAGTGAAATCAGAAAACTTGGATAGCTATTTACTTCCAACCATAAAAGACATTCCCCCAATTAAGATTATTGCGGTAGAAAACCCAGATCCAGGTGGTCCCTTTGGTGCCAAAAGTATTGGCGAGCCTGCTACCGAACTTGCTGCCGCAGCCATCAACAATGCGTTAAGTTTCGCCCTAGGCAGACGAATTCGGCAATTGCCTCTGACTCTCGAGCAGGTGGTACTTGGCTATAATCTCAAAAAACCAGTGCGTCAAAGTGAACTTCAGCTCCACAGTGAAAATAAAAAGCACACCCTGAGGCTAAACGGTTTATCTGTCATTAATCCAAGTACAGTAGAAGATGCTTTAAGCTTACTGCAAGACAAACAATATCAAGCCATAGCAGGCGGCACCGATGTGCTAGTGCAAGGGCGAATACGTACCACCGAGCAAAGTTTAGTCAATATTGCCGGGCTCAGTGGTTTATGCAACATCGAGGAAGATGAGAGTCACATCACAATCGGCTCAGGCGTGACCTTTAATCACCTTGTTGAACATCCATCGATTGCCAAGTACTTTCCTTTACTCACTCATGCTTGCCATACCATTGGCTCTAATCAAATCCGTAACCGTGCCACCTTTGGCGGCAATATTGTCAATGCCGCTCCCTGCGCGGATTCTGTGCCTCCTGCCATTATCTATGACGCAGAAGTAGAGCTGATGTCCGCGATTGATGGCCGTTACACCCATAGACGTATGCCGTTAAGTGAGTTTATCACCGGCGGTTACAGCACTGAACTTAAGCAGGGTGAGCTGCTCACTAGCATCATTTTGCCAAAACCTGTAAGACAAGATTTGATTTATAAATACAGTCAATTGGGCCGGAGAAAAGCACTTAATATCACACGGTTAAGCCTGAGCTGTTTACTGGGCTTCGATGTCGATGGCAAGGTGGATTATTGCCAACTGGTCGATGGCGCCCTGTTCAGTAAGCCCCAGCGACTGCATGCTATTGAAGCGATATTACTGGGATATCCCTTGAATCTTGAACGTATCACTCTTGCTGAAAAGGTATTAATGGACATGATCGAATCTGCCATTGGCGGGCGCTGGTCAGCGGCCTATAAACAACCGGTATTTATTAATATGTTCCGCAATTTACTGACTGAGATTATTACCGATGTGGCTCAAGGAGAGGCGCGATGA
- a CDS encoding 8-oxoguanine deaminase, which translates to MSHISSQPGFQSITQSRSRRLWIKNPLAIYTANNEDARGGVVIENDRIVELVPNGATPTLSYDSSFDAAKHVVMPGLINTHHHLYQTLTRALPAALNKPLFPWLKALYPVWARLQPDMLASATTLGLAELLLSGCTTVSDHHYLYPDALTEAMDIQVDAATKMGARVMLTRGSMSLGEKDGGLPPQQTVQTDEQILADCERVIKRYHDRREGAMIQIALAPCSPFSVTTELMQATAKLASTYNVRLHTHLAETNDENDFCIEKFSLRPLDYLESVGWLNEHVWLAHGIHFSASEIRRLGKARVGIAHCPTSNMILSSGICQTLALERAGAHVGLAVDGSASNDGSNMIQEVRQALLLNRLQYPADEISHLDVLRWATSGSAAVLGRDDIGALAVGKQADIALFKLDDCRFSGSHDPLAATILCGAHHADAVMVAGVWRVQSGEIVNPSLDLARLRQQHQEHAYALAAKA; encoded by the coding sequence ATGTCTCACATAAGTTCTCAACCAGGCTTTCAGTCAATAACTCAATCAAGATCCAGACGATTATGGATTAAAAACCCGTTAGCCATATACACCGCAAACAATGAGGATGCCCGAGGTGGGGTGGTCATCGAGAATGACCGAATTGTCGAATTAGTGCCAAATGGCGCTACTCCAACACTGAGTTATGATTCAAGTTTCGATGCCGCTAAGCATGTCGTGATGCCCGGCCTCATTAATACTCATCATCATCTCTATCAAACCTTGACTCGCGCATTACCAGCGGCGTTAAATAAGCCGCTATTTCCCTGGCTTAAAGCCCTTTATCCTGTATGGGCAAGGCTGCAACCTGACATGTTAGCCTCTGCTACCACCTTAGGTTTAGCCGAGCTATTATTATCGGGGTGCACCACGGTTAGCGATCATCACTACTTATATCCCGATGCACTCACTGAGGCTATGGATATTCAGGTGGACGCTGCAACCAAGATGGGCGCACGCGTTATGCTAACCCGAGGCTCTATGAGCTTAGGTGAAAAAGATGGCGGCTTGCCACCTCAACAAACAGTGCAAACGGATGAGCAAATTTTAGCCGACTGTGAACGAGTAATAAAACGCTACCACGACAGGCGTGAAGGCGCCATGATCCAAATAGCTTTGGCCCCCTGCTCGCCCTTCTCCGTCACTACCGAATTGATGCAAGCGACCGCAAAACTGGCCAGCACTTATAATGTGCGCCTACATACTCATTTAGCTGAAACCAATGATGAAAATGATTTTTGTATCGAAAAATTTAGCTTGCGGCCGTTAGATTATTTAGAGTCTGTAGGTTGGCTTAATGAGCACGTTTGGCTCGCCCACGGCATTCATTTCAGTGCATCTGAAATTCGCCGCTTAGGTAAAGCCAGAGTCGGCATCGCCCACTGCCCAACGTCCAATATGATCTTGTCCTCAGGCATATGCCAAACACTGGCATTAGAGCGCGCTGGCGCTCATGTGGGACTCGCCGTTGACGGATCGGCTTCTAATGATGGTTCTAATATGATCCAAGAGGTCAGGCAAGCGCTATTATTGAACCGATTGCAGTATCCCGCTGATGAGATCAGTCATTTAGATGTACTAAGATGGGCAACCTCAGGCTCAGCAGCTGTACTTGGCCGTGATGATATTGGCGCATTAGCGGTAGGTAAACAAGCTGATATAGCACTATTTAAACTTGATGATTGCCGCTTCTCAGGCAGCCATGATCCGCTTGCTGCTACGATTCTTTGTGGTGCTCATCACGCCGATGCAGTGATGGTCGCGGGAGTTTGGCGCGTGCAAAGTGGGGAAATTGTTAATCCAAGTCTAGATTTAGCAAGATTACGCCAACAACATCAAGAACACGCCTATGCACTGGCAGCTAAAGCTTAG
- a CDS encoding glycerol-3-phosphate dehydrogenase/oxidase, protein MDTFDLVIIGGGINGAGIAQSASAAGYNVLLLEKGEVGEQTSANSSKLIHGGLRYLESGQVSLVRKSLSERRALLKLAPSLVKPIPFYIPIYESSQRSQWAIRAGLSAYALLSELDPLGRYKSISATKWPEIQGLKLKGLVAIFQYWDAQTDDKALTKAVIKSAIELGTKVLQQTRCDAILHKPAHCEVSYQHQGEHLKVAALCVINATGPWVNELIDCVTPPMAREEVELVQGTHLLLDIAPPEGILYLESCFDQRVVFVMPWRGKTLLGTTETPLASLEGKPKPKREEIYYLLGIYQHYFADSGGIEILESKIIDTFCGVRVLPKQVGTSFERSRELWLQTRESHPRLLTLYGGKLTTFRSTAKEVTLWLEQMLGGRKVVADIDSLPLY, encoded by the coding sequence ATGGACACATTTGATCTCGTTATTATTGGTGGCGGTATCAATGGGGCTGGTATTGCTCAAAGTGCATCTGCGGCTGGCTATAATGTATTGCTCTTGGAAAAGGGGGAGGTAGGTGAACAGACTTCTGCTAATTCGAGTAAACTAATTCATGGAGGATTAAGATACCTTGAATCCGGTCAAGTGTCCTTGGTTCGTAAGTCTCTATCTGAACGCCGAGCTTTGCTTAAATTAGCACCGAGCTTAGTTAAACCGATTCCCTTCTATATCCCCATTTATGAGAGTAGCCAACGCAGTCAATGGGCGATCCGTGCTGGACTGAGTGCCTATGCTTTATTGAGTGAATTAGATCCCTTAGGCAGATACAAGAGTATTTCAGCGACTAAATGGCCTGAAATTCAAGGTTTAAAACTAAAAGGTTTAGTCGCAATTTTTCAATATTGGGACGCTCAAACAGATGATAAGGCTTTGACTAAAGCCGTCATAAAAAGTGCAATAGAATTGGGTACAAAGGTATTACAGCAAACTCGATGTGATGCCATTTTACATAAACCTGCTCACTGTGAAGTTAGCTATCAGCACCAAGGTGAACATCTTAAGGTGGCAGCACTGTGCGTCATTAATGCGACTGGACCTTGGGTCAATGAGCTTATCGACTGCGTAACACCTCCAATGGCCAGAGAGGAGGTCGAGCTTGTGCAGGGAACCCATCTATTGCTCGATATTGCTCCCCCTGAGGGGATCTTATATCTGGAGTCTTGTTTTGATCAAAGAGTGGTGTTTGTTATGCCTTGGCGAGGGAAAACATTATTAGGGACGACAGAAACTCCCTTAGCCAGCTTAGAGGGAAAACCAAAACCTAAGAGAGAAGAGATCTATTATCTGCTTGGGATCTATCAGCATTACTTTGCTGACTCTGGTGGGATTGAAATATTAGAGTCAAAGATCATTGATACTTTCTGTGGTGTCAGGGTGTTACCGAAACAAGTGGGAACATCATTCGAGCGCTCTCGAGAACTCTGGTTACAAACTCGTGAATCTCATCCTAGGCTGCTTACTCTTTATGGTGGAAAGCTAACCACATTTCGTTCGACTGCCAAAGAGGTTACGCTTTGGCTTGAGCAGATGTTAGGGGGGCGAAAAGTGGTCGCAGATATCGATAGCTTGCCTCTGTACTAG
- a CDS encoding cytochrome C biosynthesis protein, with translation MARMILLIIVFCLGIFSTSSTLASVSSVSPPDSTQNWHYMNEKGELKIKLYFFWSKTCPHCAEAHPFIDALPKHYPWIELSSHMISTPGSMDRWQEIALQTGTKASSVPYMAMCDKAVIGYSSEAVTGQYLVDSLKQCYQALGGTLDPNDNFAPSSLNNEQSLFGTCGDDTDQDSNAGTCALNTESQQPHISSVQPVELPFIGVVAPEQLSLPLLTVVLAGVDAFNPCAFFVLLFLLSIMVNAKSRARMLIVGGIFVFFSGFIYFLFMIAWLNIFELLGASSDGGMIILGAGILALVAGIINLKDYFFTKGEVTLSMSAENRTGLIKRMGKLTNASSMATMIAGTVILSILANAYELLCTAGFPMIYTSVLAMHELPDFERYMYLVFYNIVYVIPLAIIVIAFSATLGKRKLTEKEGQTLKLMSGIMMVGLGGTLAVDPTALQNVTLAIGLILSSIVLTFIITLTRKILNQ, from the coding sequence ATGGCTAGAATGATTCTGTTAATCATCGTTTTTTGCTTAGGTATATTTTCAACATCTTCGACGTTAGCCTCAGTTTCATCAGTATCTCCTCCGGACAGCACACAAAACTGGCATTATATGAATGAAAAGGGTGAGCTTAAGATAAAGCTCTATTTTTTCTGGTCCAAAACCTGTCCACACTGTGCTGAGGCTCATCCATTTATCGATGCATTACCAAAGCATTACCCTTGGATAGAGCTCTCTTCACATATGATCTCAACGCCGGGCTCTATGGACAGATGGCAGGAGATAGCTTTACAAACTGGCACCAAAGCTAGCTCCGTTCCCTATATGGCCATGTGTGATAAAGCGGTCATTGGCTACAGTAGCGAGGCGGTAACGGGCCAGTATTTAGTCGACAGTTTAAAACAGTGTTATCAAGCTCTGGGTGGTACATTGGATCCCAATGATAACTTTGCACCTAGCAGTTTAAATAACGAGCAATCACTCTTTGGCACCTGTGGAGATGATACAGATCAAGATAGTAATGCTGGAACTTGCGCTCTTAATACTGAATCTCAACAGCCTCATATCAGCTCTGTTCAACCGGTAGAGTTACCATTCATCGGTGTGGTTGCCCCAGAGCAACTCTCACTTCCTTTGCTCACAGTGGTGCTAGCAGGAGTCGATGCGTTTAATCCCTGCGCCTTCTTTGTGCTGCTATTTTTACTCTCCATTATGGTGAATGCGAAAAGCCGCGCGCGTATGCTGATTGTGGGTGGGATATTTGTGTTCTTCTCGGGTTTTATCTATTTCCTGTTTATGATCGCCTGGCTCAATATTTTCGAGTTATTGGGAGCTAGTAGTGATGGAGGCATGATTATTCTAGGGGCTGGTATTTTGGCTTTAGTGGCTGGCATTATAAATTTAAAAGATTACTTTTTCACTAAGGGAGAGGTCACACTCTCCATGTCGGCTGAAAACCGAACCGGACTGATAAAGCGTATGGGGAAGCTCACGAATGCCAGTAGTATGGCGACTATGATTGCGGGAACAGTTATCTTGTCTATCTTAGCCAACGCTTATGAACTGCTATGTACAGCAGGTTTTCCGATGATTTATACCAGTGTGTTAGCCATGCATGAACTCCCTGATTTTGAACGCTATATGTACCTTGTTTTTTATAATATTGTCTATGTGATCCCCCTAGCGATTATCGTTATCGCTTTTAGCGCAACACTAGGTAAACGCAAGCTAACAGAGAAAGAGGGACAAACCTTAAAGCTGATGTCCGGTATTATGATGGTGGGTTTGGGGGGTACATTAGCCGTTGATCCTACCGCTTTGCAAAATGTGACTCTCGCTATAGGTCTGATCTTAAGCTCAATAGTCCTTACCTTCATTATCACTCTCACTAGAAAGATCTTAAATCAATAG